The sequence ACTATTCTCCCTGTGTAATTGGCACTTCGGAGTATTGACCTGAGCGGGAGTTGGGTTAATACAACaactgtgtgtgcctggaaatagtgggggagctttCGCGTGGCTTGTACGATCGCCAGGATGGCCTTTTCCAAGGGGAGGTAACGGATCTCAGCCTCATGCAATGACTTGCTCACGTAATAGATAGGCCGTTGTATGCCATTGTCCATCCGGATCAGCACTAGGCTCACTGCGTGAGGGGTCACGGCAATGTAGGCGAATAAAACCTCGTCAGCTTCAGGACTAGACATTATTGGTGGCCGAGACAGATACTCTTTAAGCTGCTGGAAGGCCAAAGCGCATTCTTCAGTCCACTCGAAccccttccacttgtttaataaGAGAAAGTAAGGCCTACACCTATTCGCCAAACGAGAGATAAAACGGTTCAAGGCGGCAATCATGCCGGTGAACTTTTGGACCTCCTTGGGGTTCCGAGGCTGCATGCTGTGGATAGCTCTAATCTGGTCGGGGCTGAATTTAATACTTCTATAGGTCACCATATAGCCTAAGAATTTCCCTGATCCCACTCCGAACGAATATTTAGACGCGTTTAGGCGCAGCCTGTATTTTCTCAGGACTTCAAAGATATTGCCGAGGTCCCTCAaatgctcggacaccaccttACTTTTCAtcaccatgtcgtctatatagacTTCGATGCTCTTACCCATCTGCAGCttaaacatcctggtcatcatcctctggtaGGTGGACCCGGCATTCTTCAAGCCAAAAAgttatagtggtagtttccaaTGGGGGTGACAAAAGCCGTCTTTTCCTGGTCGTCGGCAGCCAGgggtatttgatggtatccttgaaaggtgtctaagaagctcattcgagggtgtcccACGGTTGAATCCACCAATCGgtctatccgaggcataggAAAGGGATCCTTTGGGCAGACCTTactcaggtccgtgaagtctacgcagactcgccatttcccactcttcttcCTCACCACAACTATATTGGCTAGCCACTTGGGGtagaaaacttctttgatagcccttGCTTTCTTTAGTTTCATCACCTCCTCATTTACCGCATCAACATGCTCTTTCGACGGTCGCCGAGGAGGTTGTTTCTTAGGTGTAACGGCCGGACTAACATTAAAATGATGGCATATGAAATTCGGATCGACCCTCGGAGCCTCGTAGGtgtcccatgcaaacacgtcCACATTTTCTTTGAGGAAATCAATTAGcttttccttct is a genomic window of Quercus lobata isolate SW786 chromosome 2, ValleyOak3.0 Primary Assembly, whole genome shotgun sequence containing:
- the LOC115964855 gene encoding uncharacterized protein LOC115964855; its protein translation is MVMKSKVVSEHLRDLGNIFEVLRKYRLRLNASKYSFGVGSGKFLGYMVTYRSIKFSPDQIRAIHSMQPRNPKEVQKFTGMIAALNRFISRLANRCRPYFLLLNKWKGFEWTEECALAFQQLKEYLSRPPIMSSPEADEVLFAYIAVTPHAVSLVLIRMDNGIQRPIYYVSKSLHEAEIRYLPLEKAILAIVQATRKLPHYFQAHTVVVLTQLPLRSILRSANYTGRIVMWGTILGAFDIRYMPRNAVKGQVLADLVAEFAEPSPEEEEGIPSTDKKLVGTVSQQGPTCWKAYIDSATNQRGFGVGLVLISPEGITIEKSPRLGFSATNNEAEYEALLEGMSMVEKLGGKSINMFSDSRPVVGQVNGELEAKDERMQEYLVQAKHLRTRFNSFSLMHVSRSRNTHADSLATLATSSAQCLPRVILVEDLHRRGGEGQVDVCSQH